From a single Terriglobia bacterium genomic region:
- a CDS encoding DUF4832 domain-containing protein: MRFKMMSAVVALAFSAALTFAQNQNVVVRPKEIDTVLVNPGMGIQTFQRFNGDALNAGLRWSERGPTEVLQPAAEKPDFPQSSISYCRWFWNVLEPQQGQYNWGIIDSALEQARLHHQTLAIRMMPYDERDPLPEWYLNSGAHRANKPTDKDGKIWQPDFTDPLYLKYWGDLVAAAGARYDGNPYLEMVDVSSIGYWGEGWSHYMPAFQYQKALIDIYLNAFKRTPLLMNFDQEEALAYGVSHGTGWRLDCWGDMRTPGWGAMLDVYPEQVVRAGIQNAWERSPVSLESCGVPGSWLKHGYDLDYILQQALRWHVSSVNIKSSAIPPEWKKQFEEFEKKMGYRFILRRLEYPKQVRPGEMMPVNMWFLNAGVSPVYGDYTLAVELSSSEGSAVIKTSANVRKWLPGDAVFDGTLFVPQTLEPGQYHFRVGLLDPYTGLPAIKLAIEGLQPDGWYDLGTIEVR; encoded by the coding sequence ATGCGTTTCAAGATGATGAGCGCCGTGGTGGCGCTCGCGTTTTCAGCGGCGCTGACGTTTGCGCAGAACCAGAATGTTGTGGTGCGTCCCAAGGAGATTGACACCGTGCTGGTGAATCCAGGCATGGGAATCCAAACGTTCCAGCGATTCAACGGCGACGCGCTGAATGCCGGGCTGCGATGGTCTGAGCGCGGCCCTACTGAAGTTCTGCAGCCGGCGGCGGAAAAGCCTGACTTTCCTCAAAGCTCCATCTCCTACTGCCGGTGGTTCTGGAATGTTCTTGAGCCGCAGCAGGGTCAGTACAACTGGGGCATCATTGACTCGGCGCTCGAGCAGGCGCGGTTGCACCACCAGACTCTCGCCATCCGCATGATGCCGTATGACGAGCGGGACCCGCTTCCCGAGTGGTACCTGAACTCCGGCGCCCATCGCGCCAACAAGCCCACCGACAAGGACGGCAAAATCTGGCAGCCCGACTTCACTGACCCGCTCTACCTGAAATACTGGGGAGATCTCGTAGCAGCGGCGGGCGCGCGCTATGACGGCAATCCCTATCTCGAAATGGTGGACGTTTCCTCGATTGGCTACTGGGGTGAAGGTTGGAGCCATTACATGCCGGCGTTCCAATATCAGAAGGCCCTGATTGACATCTACCTCAACGCGTTCAAGCGGACTCCGCTGCTGATGAATTTTGATCAGGAGGAGGCGCTGGCTTATGGCGTCTCGCACGGAACGGGATGGCGCCTTGACTGCTGGGGCGACATGAGAACGCCGGGATGGGGCGCGATGCTCGACGTGTATCCCGAACAGGTGGTTCGCGCGGGCATTCAGAACGCCTGGGAACGAAGTCCCGTATCCCTTGAGAGCTGCGGAGTTCCGGGAAGCTGGCTCAAGCACGGATACGATTTGGACTACATCCTGCAGCAGGCGCTGCGCTGGCACGTCAGCTCGGTCAACATCAAGTCGTCAGCCATCCCTCCCGAATGGAAGAAGCAATTCGAAGAATTTGAAAAGAAAATGGGCTACCGCTTTATTCTTCGGCGCCTCGAGTATCCTAAGCAGGTCCGGCCCGGCGAGATGATGCCTGTCAACATGTGGTTTCTCAATGCCGGCGTCTCTCCCGTGTATGGGGACTACACGCTGGCTGTCGAACTCTCTTCATCCGAGGGCAGCGCAGTGATCAAGACCTCGGCCAACGTGCGAAAGTGGCTGCCCGGCGATGCCGTGTTTGACGGGACGCTTTTCGTTCCGCAAACTCTCGAGCCCGGCCAGTATCATTTCCGGGTGGGATTGCTCGATCCGTACACCGGGCTTCCGGCCATCAAGCTTGCCATCGAGGGTCTCCAGCCCGACGGCTGGTACGATCTGGGCACGATTGAGGTTCGCTGA
- a CDS encoding CehA/McbA family metallohydrolase has translation MSTDDSGNSGDGFSRREFLYRVGAGVPTLSLAVENAAVARPAGSTEPAGAGDKFTPIDLGAHFNASPRDFGPRDRAKAFLGGEAEKDGLVRTPGGNRRLQGAPFRLGPEGADQKSWVGLSTQTRSWTTPAVEIELNRNAHYVCMASFCDWDPNETPPPGDVAIENLGQELARCVLLYEDGSRHESLIRRRFETNSPQEGWGHLSAASLPPFKDRAKTIRDPLRSGLGWGPLQECLGGGGSGGEGFGDLWICALENPSPERNIRSLRFEALGADPLLLAGVTLYQRPEFPFRYERRSLYRLTLPEATAEDTDRWKLDVDLGIVIGTFVPADFSAEAWLASPAAGLGESAKPPSGARYLYAEIAASLGATLSLEDGKSGQKYEFELGGVKPGEELAGTPGGSRIELVMREKQWVHGRVLDSATHKPTPVRLAFRSKEGRYIPPYGHREDINDGFFQDYGGDVKLMDTPFAYVDGTFLVELPVGEVYLEMTKGFEYQAVRQRLEIKPGQRELTVEIPRFTDLRAKGWVTADTHTHFLSPTTALLEAQAEGLNLINLLAAQWGALFTNVGDLSHGPLVSSDRESMVWVGSENRQHVLGHLALCGVHGAPAFPFSADGPDEAFIGDPLWTSLAEWAETCRQRGGLAVCAHFPFPTGEIAADIILGKIDAVEIWPRSEVEVRPSAIEHYSTLRYRDWYHYLNCGFHVPAVGGTDKMGAYMPAGTNRCYTWIGHDEFTFANWAKGVRSGNTFVTSGPLLLFHADGHRPGEEITLGSGGGTVGVHADVQSRVPIHKLEVILNGRVVASHEDAAGARTMSLSEEVKVPGPGWLAARCSSQLGPTTVWRYRIAAHTSPVYVRVMGQELFSAPAAAYFMKLIDFAETYVKTLAIRPDAGQYAKILELYSQAREELHRRMHQQGLDHSHS, from the coding sequence ATGTCCACCGATGACTCTGGCAACAGCGGCGATGGTTTTTCACGCCGGGAGTTCCTCTATCGGGTCGGCGCCGGCGTGCCGACGCTGAGCCTGGCGGTTGAAAATGCAGCCGTCGCGCGGCCGGCCGGCAGCACGGAACCGGCAGGCGCAGGCGACAAATTCACTCCCATTGACCTCGGCGCGCACTTCAATGCGTCGCCGCGCGATTTCGGTCCGCGCGACCGCGCCAAGGCGTTTCTGGGGGGCGAGGCTGAGAAAGACGGCCTGGTTCGCACGCCTGGCGGGAATCGCCGGCTGCAGGGAGCTCCGTTCCGCCTGGGGCCTGAGGGCGCGGACCAGAAATCCTGGGTCGGCCTCAGCACCCAGACCCGTTCCTGGACCACGCCTGCCGTCGAAATCGAACTCAACAGGAATGCCCATTACGTTTGCATGGCGTCGTTTTGCGATTGGGACCCGAACGAAACGCCGCCGCCCGGCGATGTCGCCATTGAGAACCTGGGGCAGGAACTGGCCCGCTGCGTGCTGCTCTATGAAGATGGCAGCCGGCACGAGTCGCTTATTCGACGGCGCTTTGAGACCAACTCTCCCCAGGAAGGCTGGGGGCACCTATCCGCCGCCTCTCTGCCGCCTTTCAAGGACCGCGCCAAAACCATCCGCGATCCGCTTCGCTCGGGTCTCGGCTGGGGACCATTACAGGAGTGCCTGGGAGGCGGAGGTTCGGGGGGAGAAGGATTCGGCGACCTGTGGATATGCGCCCTGGAAAACCCTTCGCCCGAGCGCAACATCCGCAGCCTGCGGTTTGAAGCGCTGGGAGCGGACCCGCTTCTGCTGGCTGGAGTCACTCTTTATCAGCGGCCGGAGTTTCCTTTTCGCTACGAAAGGCGGTCGCTCTATCGCCTGACCCTGCCGGAGGCAACGGCCGAGGACACGGATCGCTGGAAGCTGGACGTTGATCTGGGCATCGTGATCGGAACATTTGTGCCGGCGGATTTTTCCGCGGAAGCCTGGCTGGCCTCGCCTGCCGCGGGGCTGGGCGAGTCTGCGAAACCTCCGTCCGGGGCGCGATATCTCTATGCCGAAATAGCTGCCAGCCTCGGCGCAACGCTGTCGCTCGAGGACGGCAAAAGCGGCCAGAAATACGAATTCGAGCTTGGCGGCGTGAAGCCCGGCGAAGAGCTTGCAGGCACGCCGGGCGGCAGCCGAATCGAACTCGTGATGCGCGAGAAGCAGTGGGTCCACGGACGAGTGCTCGATTCCGCTACGCACAAGCCCACGCCCGTTCGCCTGGCTTTTCGTTCCAAAGAAGGGCGCTACATTCCTCCTTACGGCCATCGCGAGGACATCAACGACGGCTTTTTCCAGGATTATGGCGGCGACGTCAAGCTGATGGATACGCCATTCGCATACGTTGACGGGACATTCCTGGTGGAACTTCCCGTCGGCGAAGTTTATCTGGAGATGACCAAGGGCTTTGAGTATCAGGCAGTGCGGCAACGCCTCGAGATCAAGCCAGGCCAGCGGGAACTGACGGTGGAGATTCCGCGCTTCACCGACCTGCGCGCCAAGGGCTGGGTGACCGCCGATACCCATACACACTTTCTTTCGCCCACCACCGCGCTGCTGGAAGCGCAGGCGGAGGGTCTGAACCTGATCAACCTGCTGGCGGCCCAGTGGGGCGCGCTGTTCACGAATGTGGGCGACCTTTCGCACGGGCCGCTGGTTTCATCTGACCGCGAGTCGATGGTGTGGGTGGGCAGCGAAAACCGGCAGCACGTGCTGGGACACCTGGCGCTTTGCGGAGTGCACGGCGCGCCAGCGTTCCCCTTTTCAGCCGACGGGCCTGACGAGGCCTTTATCGGCGATCCGCTCTGGACGAGCCTGGCCGAGTGGGCGGAGACCTGCCGCCAGCGCGGCGGCCTGGCCGTCTGCGCCCATTTCCCGTTTCCCACCGGCGAAATCGCCGCTGACATCATCCTGGGCAAGATCGACGCCGTCGAGATCTGGCCTCGCAGCGAAGTCGAGGTGCGCCCGTCGGCCATCGAACATTACAGCACGCTCCGCTATCGCGACTGGTACCACTACCTGAATTGCGGCTTCCATGTTCCGGCGGTTGGCGGCACCGACAAGATGGGCGCCTATATGCCCGCCGGAACCAACCGCTGTTACACCTGGATCGGGCACGATGAATTTACTTTCGCCAATTGGGCCAAAGGCGTCCGCAGCGGCAACACGTTTGTGACCTCCGGGCCGCTGCTGCTTTTCCATGCCGATGGCCACCGGCCGGGGGAAGAGATCACGCTGGGCTCGGGAGGCGGCACGGTCGGAGTCCATGCCGACGTCCAGTCCCGTGTCCCCATTCACAAGCTGGAGGTGATTTTGAACGGCCGCGTGGTAGCCTCGCATGAAGACGCCGCCGGAGCGCGCACCATGAGCCTGAGTGAAGAAGTGAAGGTGCCGGGGCCGGGCTGGCTGGCGGCGCGCTGCTCTTCACAACTCGGGCCGACGACCGTGTGGCGATACAGGATTGCCGCGCACACCTCGCCGGTGTACGTCAGGGTGATGGGGCAGGAACTGTTTTCGGCGCCAGCAGCCGCGTATTTTATGAAGCTGATTGACTTTGCCGAAACCTACGTCAAGACGCTTGCCATCCGGCCGGACGCCGGGCAGTATGCGAAAATTCTCGAACTCTATTCGCAGGCGCGCGAAGAACTGCACCGTCGCATGCATCAGCAAGGATTAGACCACTCGCACTCCTGA
- a CDS encoding DUF5107 domain-containing protein gives MLSRKISIGFSLVVLLALVQAAQAANVRVWEGTITIPTYLLGPEDTNPPFPLVNDHNIYPYTALDDLTDNREPKNYRAIYLENEYLKATILPQMDGRVYSLYDKVAKREVFYRNNVIKYGMVGLRGAWISGGVEFNFPNGHTTDTVSPVASRFRQNADGSATVVVGDVDQVSGMHWEVALTLRPGVAHLEQHVTLFNSTPLTGLYWWWANAAVPARDDMQFIYPMRLANPHSHTEIWTFPVWKGVNYSWYKDVHHATSLFGVDIHRAFFGAYYHNSDNGVIHVADYRQVPGKKTWTWGNAGDGQMWIHLLTDNDGQYCEIQSGRFQTQLSQEFIPPQQVESWTEYWYPVAGLDGGFVDGTPQMAINVIYPSSDGAGKSAVVVAVSPAVALDGAKIEVKMGSDTLKDFAPVSFEPLATKKFTIPVADAAAAKKQLDVTILSAEGKTLLHWYAGDPVDGNANPSVKPGEQQVNEKPDNELSVEELFLRGVNDEKEGRQLQATDIYKEVLKRDSGYVPALLKLAEEDYDAADFAGAEALMARARARDAKDPRAGYLSGVIYKGAGKTDLAQDAFWTSLRFGGAEAPAFVQLGEIAIQQKEYTEAERLLRRALQHNPDDGVALSDLAVALRLGGNLKEASEVANRAVEKMPILPYALAEQWRVELALGGSASAQHDVVFKNTVGFRSQGYLEAGAWYRRLGDLASSDAVLRVGTKNLAAKDVSPLIYYYLAANAWDEGNAQQASADANTAEKANVEAVFPNRPEDAQVLREVLAHNSSDAHAKYFLGNFLFAHSRYSEAADLWKHAEGAGFHYAVLYRNLGVYAMRVQNDPTTAAAFYARAIKQSPGDFRLYVDLDEIYTQLGKTSDREKLFAGAPAEVLGHDAVRARRVLLNVEERRYDQALDALKGHNFKPWEGGRSIRELFVLANLEKGRQDFEAGEFKEAEDAFRAGLEYPENLGVGKPEYPQDEEALYWLGRALDEQGQKSQARSAWQQAADEMRPSADESEGRGGPSSFYGALALVRLGRSEEASRILDGLASEPATGRESAYDYYIAGLVKNYRKQDGQAAADFRRALELNPGFWQARLELERKSDSE, from the coding sequence ATGTTATCCAGAAAAATATCGATTGGGTTCAGCCTGGTGGTTTTACTCGCCCTGGTGCAGGCGGCACAGGCCGCCAACGTGCGGGTGTGGGAGGGGACGATCACCATTCCAACTTACCTGCTGGGGCCTGAAGACACGAACCCGCCGTTTCCGCTGGTGAATGACCACAACATCTATCCCTACACGGCACTGGATGATCTCACGGACAATCGCGAACCCAAAAATTATCGGGCCATCTACCTGGAAAACGAGTACCTGAAGGCCACCATCCTGCCGCAGATGGACGGCCGAGTCTACTCGCTCTATGACAAGGTGGCCAAACGCGAAGTCTTCTACCGAAACAACGTGATCAAGTATGGAATGGTGGGCCTGCGTGGCGCGTGGATTTCAGGCGGCGTGGAATTTAATTTTCCGAACGGCCACACGACGGACACGGTGTCGCCCGTGGCCTCGCGCTTCCGCCAGAATGCCGACGGCAGCGCCACCGTGGTGGTGGGAGACGTGGACCAGGTGAGCGGCATGCACTGGGAAGTCGCGCTGACCCTGCGGCCCGGCGTGGCGCACCTGGAGCAGCACGTCACGCTGTTCAATTCGACGCCGCTCACGGGACTTTACTGGTGGTGGGCAAACGCCGCCGTTCCGGCCCGCGATGACATGCAGTTCATCTACCCGATGCGGCTGGCCAATCCGCACTCGCACACCGAGATCTGGACTTTCCCCGTGTGGAAGGGAGTGAACTATAGTTGGTACAAAGATGTCCATCACGCCACATCGCTGTTTGGCGTAGACATCCATCGGGCGTTCTTCGGAGCCTATTACCACAACTCCGACAACGGCGTGATCCACGTGGCCGACTACCGCCAGGTGCCGGGCAAGAAAACCTGGACGTGGGGCAACGCGGGCGATGGCCAAATGTGGATCCATCTGCTGACGGACAACGACGGCCAGTATTGCGAGATCCAGTCGGGACGCTTCCAGACGCAACTGAGCCAGGAATTCATACCGCCGCAGCAGGTCGAGTCGTGGACGGAATACTGGTATCCAGTGGCGGGGCTGGACGGCGGCTTTGTGGATGGCACGCCGCAGATGGCCATCAACGTGATCTACCCGTCATCAGATGGCGCCGGGAAGTCCGCAGTCGTGGTCGCGGTCAGCCCGGCCGTGGCTCTCGATGGAGCAAAGATTGAAGTGAAGATGGGTTCGGACACGCTGAAGGACTTTGCACCCGTTTCGTTCGAGCCGCTGGCGACAAAAAAGTTTACCATTCCGGTTGCCGATGCCGCGGCCGCAAAGAAGCAGTTGGACGTTACCATCCTGAGCGCGGAAGGCAAAACGCTGCTCCACTGGTATGCTGGAGACCCGGTTGACGGGAATGCCAATCCCTCGGTGAAGCCCGGCGAGCAGCAGGTGAATGAAAAACCGGACAACGAATTGTCAGTGGAGGAGCTTTTCCTGCGCGGCGTAAACGACGAAAAAGAAGGCAGGCAGCTTCAGGCGACGGACATTTACAAGGAAGTGCTGAAGCGGGATTCCGGGTACGTGCCGGCGCTGCTGAAGCTGGCGGAAGAGGATTATGACGCCGCGGATTTTGCCGGCGCCGAAGCCCTGATGGCTCGAGCCCGGGCGCGCGATGCCAAGGACCCGCGGGCGGGTTACCTCTCAGGCGTGATCTACAAGGGGGCAGGGAAGACGGACCTGGCCCAGGACGCCTTCTGGACATCACTCCGGTTCGGCGGTGCAGAGGCGCCGGCGTTCGTCCAACTGGGCGAGATTGCCATTCAGCAAAAAGAATATACCGAGGCGGAAAGGCTGTTGCGCAGGGCCTTACAACATAATCCCGACGATGGCGTGGCGCTGAGTGACCTCGCGGTGGCGTTGAGGCTGGGTGGAAATTTGAAAGAAGCTTCTGAGGTGGCGAATAGGGCAGTTGAGAAGATGCCGATTCTGCCTTACGCGCTGGCCGAGCAATGGCGCGTCGAGTTGGCGCTCGGCGGCAGTGCTTCTGCCCAGCACGACGTGGTTTTTAAGAACACAGTCGGATTCCGTTCGCAGGGTTACCTGGAAGCCGGAGCGTGGTATCGGCGGCTGGGCGATCTGGCCTCCTCGGATGCTGTGTTGCGGGTGGGGACAAAAAACCTTGCGGCAAAAGACGTCTCTCCGCTGATCTACTACTACCTGGCGGCGAATGCCTGGGATGAAGGCAACGCCCAGCAGGCCTCCGCCGATGCCAATACGGCGGAGAAGGCCAACGTCGAAGCCGTTTTTCCCAACCGGCCGGAGGATGCTCAGGTCCTGCGTGAAGTGCTGGCGCACAACTCCTCCGACGCGCACGCGAAATATTTTCTCGGAAACTTCCTCTTTGCCCACTCACGTTATTCAGAAGCCGCGGACTTATGGAAGCATGCTGAAGGCGCAGGGTTCCACTATGCGGTGCTCTACCGGAACCTTGGCGTGTACGCGATGCGGGTGCAGAATGATCCAACCACCGCCGCCGCGTTTTATGCCAGAGCCATCAAGCAGAGCCCTGGAGATTTCCGGCTGTATGTGGACTTGGATGAGATTTACACCCAGCTCGGAAAAACGAGCGATCGCGAAAAATTGTTTGCCGGCGCCCCGGCCGAAGTCCTGGGCCATGATGCCGTGCGCGCGCGCCGAGTGCTACTGAATGTCGAAGAGCGCCGGTACGATCAGGCCCTGGATGCGCTTAAAGGGCACAACTTCAAGCCGTGGGAGGGCGGGCGCAGCATTCGCGAGCTGTTTGTGCTGGCCAATCTGGAAAAGGGCCGCCAGGACTTCGAGGCTGGAGAATTCAAGGAGGCGGAAGACGCTTTCCGCGCCGGACTTGAATATCCCGAAAATCTGGGAGTCGGCAAGCCCGAATATCCTCAGGATGAGGAAGCGCTCTACTGGCTGGGTCGCGCGCTCGATGAGCAGGGCCAGAAGTCCCAGGCACGCAGCGCGTGGCAACAGGCGGCCGACGAGATGCGTCCGTCGGCGGATGAGAGCGAAGGGCGCGGCGGGCCGTCAAGCTTTTATGGAGCGCTGGCGCTGGTTCGCCTGGGACGCTCCGAAGAGGCCTCGCGTATTCTGGACGGACTGGCAAGCGAACCGGCGACCGGCCGGGAGTCAGCTTACGACTATTACATTGCAGGGCTGGTCAAAAACTACCGCAAGCAGGATGGCCAGGCAGCGGCGGATTTCCGTCGCGCGCTTGAGCTGAACCCAGGCTTCTGGCAGGCGCGCCTGGAACTCGAGCGCAAGAGCGACTCGGAATAG
- a CDS encoding carboxylesterase family protein, protein MGWILQPHPANDLAAMGEEFMMRDWKHALLPTRPSFLLALVLAVSQVAAARAADQVKIASGTLEGMALDHSNVRAFLGIPFAAPPIGKLRWQPPQPVETWQGVRKALAFGPRCMQRNIYSDMVFRDSGPSEDCLYLNVWTPAGSASESLPVMFWIYGGGFQAGGTSEPRQEGMNLAKKGVVVVSCNYRLGIFGFFSHPALTRESPHHASGNYGLMDQIAALRWVKQNIAAFGGNPNNVTIFGESAGSFSVSFLMASPLAQGLFQKAIGESGASFGAGPNLHSAETLTQTEKAGEKFAQSIGATSLASLRAIPARKLSEESAKGHFWPNIDGYLLPQDVNTIFVEGRQSHVPLLAGWNKDEEAGVLYSKKTPPTAENLVKSLKERFGPDADQALKYYPHSTAAETRQSTENLASDFFTVYGTWKWLEMQNKTGDSPVYRYLFTRTPPEPLSETDDGIPLVKLGARHSAEIEYVFGVLKWKKIPWQPVDFKVSDAMMRYWSNFAKTGNPNGSGLPHWPRYSPQGRQVMVLGESIHSQPATDQKRFEFIDSSVARYRDK, encoded by the coding sequence ATGGGATGGATTTTGCAGCCGCATCCTGCAAACGATCTGGCAGCCATGGGGGAGGAATTCATGATGAGGGACTGGAAACACGCCTTACTGCCCACGAGACCATCCTTTCTGCTGGCTCTTGTGCTCGCTGTTTCGCAAGTTGCCGCTGCGCGCGCCGCTGACCAGGTCAAGATCGCTTCAGGCACGCTCGAGGGCATGGCGCTGGACCACTCAAACGTCCGCGCGTTTCTTGGAATCCCCTTCGCTGCCCCGCCCATCGGCAAACTGCGCTGGCAGCCACCCCAGCCAGTCGAGACATGGCAAGGCGTGCGCAAGGCCCTTGCCTTTGGCCCCCGTTGCATGCAGCGAAATATTTATTCCGACATGGTCTTCCGCGACAGCGGACCCAGCGAGGATTGCCTCTACCTCAACGTGTGGACCCCGGCAGGGTCCGCCTCAGAAAGTCTTCCAGTGATGTTCTGGATCTATGGCGGGGGATTCCAGGCCGGCGGAACTTCCGAGCCGCGGCAGGAAGGCATGAACCTGGCGAAAAAGGGCGTGGTGGTGGTCAGTTGCAATTATCGTCTCGGAATTTTCGGGTTCTTTTCCCACCCCGCGCTTACCAGGGAATCGCCTCATCACGCTTCCGGCAACTATGGGCTGATGGACCAGATTGCAGCGCTTCGATGGGTGAAGCAGAACATTGCTGCCTTCGGAGGCAATCCAAACAACGTCACGATTTTTGGCGAGTCCGCGGGATCGTTTTCGGTCAGCTTCCTGATGGCATCTCCGCTGGCCCAAGGGCTATTCCAGAAAGCCATCGGCGAAAGCGGCGCCTCGTTCGGCGCGGGACCGAATTTGCATTCAGCCGAAACGCTGACCCAAACCGAGAAGGCTGGGGAAAAGTTTGCCCAATCCATAGGAGCAACATCACTCGCCTCTTTGCGCGCCATTCCTGCCCGCAAGCTGTCGGAGGAATCGGCAAAGGGACACTTCTGGCCGAACATCGACGGCTACCTTCTGCCCCAGGATGTCAACACCATCTTTGTTGAAGGCAGGCAGAGCCACGTGCCGCTGCTGGCCGGTTGGAATAAAGATGAAGAGGCGGGAGTGCTCTATTCCAAAAAGACTCCTCCCACGGCCGAAAATCTCGTCAAGAGCCTGAAGGAGCGCTTTGGCCCGGACGCTGACCAGGCGCTCAAGTATTATCCGCATTCCACCGCCGCAGAGACGCGGCAATCCACTGAAAACCTCGCCAGCGATTTCTTCACCGTCTACGGCACCTGGAAATGGCTCGAGATGCAGAATAAGACCGGCGATTCGCCCGTCTATCGCTACCTCTTCACGCGCACTCCGCCGGAGCCGCTGAGCGAGACAGATGATGGAATTCCCCTGGTCAAACTGGGCGCCCGGCACTCGGCCGAAATTGAATACGTCTTCGGAGTTCTGAAATGGAAAAAAATTCCGTGGCAGCCGGTAGACTTCAAAGTCTCAGACGCCATGATGAGATACTGGTCGAATTTCGCGAAGACTGGTAATCCTAATGGATCGGGCCTTCCCCACTGGCCGCGCTATTCGCCGCAGGGCCGCCAGGTGATGGTCCTCGGGGAAAGCATCCACTCGCAGCCCGCCACAGACCAGAAGCGCTTTGAGTTCATCGATTCGTCTGTCGCCCGTTACCGCGACAAGTAG
- a CDS encoding winged helix-turn-helix domain-containing protein, translating to MVDKDPTTVQAAFEILLEEMETEIEVINQSGAKAFAARNYDAARAVLERADQITALREKLAGLRNEWEKLVPVAGANGAGSKKNGSHDLSRLHRGIRTREVAYFKPILQVLNQMGGFGDMADVLERLPKLMKGTLTDLDFEPLAANSEVPRWWNTAQWAQSAMVAAGLLKSDSPRGIWEMTEAGHKLIAEFAT from the coding sequence ATGGTTGACAAAGATCCCACCACTGTTCAGGCAGCATTTGAAATCCTGCTGGAAGAGATGGAAACGGAGATTGAAGTTATTAATCAGTCAGGAGCAAAAGCTTTTGCGGCGCGCAATTATGACGCGGCAAGAGCTGTCCTGGAGCGCGCAGACCAGATTACTGCGCTTCGCGAAAAGCTTGCTGGCCTGCGCAATGAATGGGAAAAGCTCGTTCCGGTAGCGGGAGCCAACGGCGCCGGTTCCAAAAAGAACGGGAGCCATGATCTCAGCCGCCTGCACCGGGGAATCAGGACCCGGGAAGTGGCTTATTTCAAACCAATCCTGCAGGTCCTGAACCAGATGGGTGGCTTCGGTGACATGGCGGACGTTCTGGAACGTCTTCCGAAGTTGATGAAGGGAACGCTGACAGACCTCGATTTTGAGCCTCTGGCCGCCAACTCGGAAGTGCCGCGCTGGTGGAACACCGCGCAGTGGGCGCAAAGCGCCATGGTAGCGGCAGGTCTGTTGAAATCAGACTCGCCGCGCGGCATCTGGGAAATGACGGAAGCCGGGCATAAGCTGATCGCGGAATTTGCCACCTAG